A stretch of the Vicinamibacteria bacterium genome encodes the following:
- a CDS encoding DUF4159 domain-containing protein, translating to MSESAAFVLQRLKTRGPLLALSLVLLAALAALGATSKASPGGNGQTPFLSNPEAFEVRERLSNRFSPGAGSSRQFYFTRAAYTGYYRFRDFRSWSVDFPKADRQFLIGLKRLTNLDAYEFENPIQLTDPSLGQYPFLYTVEVGYMALTEGEVEGLRRYLKAGGFLVVDDFWGTFEFENFQTQFQRILPGYPVVDIPLSHPIFSCFYDVTEIVQVPNVGQGMQGGPTWESDGYYPAVKGIFDENGRLMVVINWNTDLGDAWEWAENPYYPLKFSTYAYQMGVNFIIYAMSH from the coding sequence ATGAGCGAGTCGGCCGCTTTCGTGCTGCAACGACTGAAGACGAGAGGTCCGCTCCTGGCCCTCTCGTTGGTCCTGCTGGCGGCACTCGCTGCCCTCGGCGCCACCTCGAAGGCTAGCCCCGGAGGGAATGGGCAGACTCCATTCTTGTCGAACCCCGAGGCATTCGAAGTCAGGGAGCGGCTCTCGAACCGCTTTTCGCCAGGCGCGGGGTCCTCACGCCAGTTCTACTTCACCCGCGCGGCATACACCGGCTATTATCGTTTTCGAGATTTCCGAAGCTGGAGCGTGGACTTCCCCAAAGCCGATCGACAGTTCCTCATCGGGCTGAAGCGCCTCACGAACCTCGATGCCTATGAGTTCGAGAATCCAATCCAGCTGACCGATCCATCCCTGGGGCAGTACCCCTTTCTCTACACCGTCGAGGTGGGGTACATGGCGCTCACCGAGGGTGAGGTCGAGGGGCTCCGGCGGTATTTGAAGGCTGGAGGATTCCTGGTAGTCGATGACTTCTGGGGAACGTTCGAGTTCGAGAACTTCCAGACGCAGTTCCAGCGAATTCTTCCCGGCTACCCGGTCGTGGACATCCCCCTTTCGCATCCCATCTTCAGTTGTTTTTACGACGTCACGGAGATCGTCCAGGTCCCGAATGTAGGCCAGGGGATGCAGGGTGGTCCCACATGGGAATCCGATGGATACTACCCGGCGGTAAAGGGCATCTTCGACGAGAACGGACGTCTCATGGTAGTCATCAACTGGAATACCGATCTCGGTGATGCCTGGGAATGGGCGGAGAATCCGTACTACCCACTCAAATTCTCGACCTATGCCTACCAGATGGGAGTGAATTTCATCATCTACGCAATGAGTCATTGA